The Microbacterium luteum genome includes a region encoding these proteins:
- a CDS encoding endonuclease domain-containing protein, with translation MLVMHTDWRIWTRAELTAEGMTRRGIRAAVDGGVLVRARRDRYLPSSAPAELIRAVRVGGRLTCLALLRLLEVFVVTGEGLHVHLPGNASRMRSPHDRFTPLGGRASAGVVLHWLPLLRPLDTGDACVDVMDALVHAVLCQPARHAVATLDSALHRGLVGASDIAEIFAALPAKYGIVRDLLDGRAESGSETLMRLMVRATGATYELQVVMRGVGRVDLVVDGWLVIECDSEEFHSSWRQQLKDRRRDLALAQRGYVTWRVTAAQIMYQPDEVAEGLRGLLASRRDGRISTGA, from the coding sequence ATGCTGGTCATGCACACGGACTGGCGGATATGGACACGCGCGGAGCTCACGGCGGAGGGGATGACGCGACGCGGTATCCGCGCCGCGGTCGATGGTGGTGTGCTCGTCCGCGCCCGTCGAGACCGCTATCTGCCGTCGTCTGCTCCGGCCGAGCTCATCCGAGCCGTGCGGGTCGGTGGGCGGCTGACCTGCCTCGCTCTCTTGCGGCTCCTCGAGGTCTTCGTGGTCACCGGCGAGGGACTCCACGTGCACCTTCCGGGGAACGCGAGTCGCATGCGCTCGCCCCACGACCGATTCACTCCGCTCGGGGGCCGCGCATCGGCGGGCGTCGTGCTCCATTGGCTGCCGCTCCTTCGTCCACTCGACACAGGTGACGCTTGCGTGGATGTGATGGATGCGCTCGTCCACGCCGTGCTCTGCCAACCTGCCCGTCACGCTGTCGCCACGCTCGACAGTGCGCTTCATCGCGGCCTTGTCGGAGCGTCTGATATCGCTGAGATCTTCGCCGCGCTTCCGGCGAAATACGGCATCGTCCGCGATCTCCTCGATGGGCGGGCCGAGTCCGGCAGCGAGACACTCATGCGGTTGATGGTGCGGGCGACAGGAGCGACCTATGAGCTGCAGGTGGTGATGCGCGGGGTCGGGCGGGTCGACCTCGTCGTCGACGGCTGGCTCGTGATCGAGTGCGACAGCGAGGAGTTCCACTCGTCATGGCGTCAGCAGCTGAAGGATCGGCGCCGCGACCTGGCGCTCGCGCAACGTGGATACGTGACCTGGCGCGTGACCGCCGCTCAGATCATGTACCAGCCCGACGAAGTCGCCGAAGGCCTGCGTGGACTGCTCGCCTCACGCCGCGACGGTCGCATCAGCACCGGGGCGTGA
- the ribD gene encoding bifunctional diaminohydroxyphosphoribosylaminopyrimidine deaminase/5-amino-6-(5-phosphoribosylamino)uracil reductase RibD, translated as MPATAAEQGAMRRAFDLALRGPRGANPQVGAVILSPDGEILAEGWHRGAGTAHAEVDALSHLSDGAARGATAVVTLEPCNHTGRTGPCSEALIAAGIARVVFAVDDPGEASSGGADRLRAAGIDVEPAVFAADGTDLLGSWLAVQRLGRPHVTVKWAQSLDGRAAAADGTSQWITGSAAREDVHRRRAAADVIVAGIGTVLADDPALTARTPSGALHDSQPVPLVLGRRDIPHDAAVRRHPRPFLQRAGDDLPAVLAELRGLGFHRVFVEGGPAVASAFLRAGLVDDVIVYVAPVLLGGARLALGEIGVPTIGSALRLDTVSIDRLGDDVRIIAHPSSATADPTKGA; from the coding sequence ATGCCGGCCACCGCGGCGGAGCAGGGCGCGATGCGACGCGCCTTCGACCTCGCGCTGCGCGGTCCGCGAGGCGCGAACCCCCAGGTCGGCGCGGTCATCCTCTCCCCCGACGGCGAGATCCTCGCCGAGGGGTGGCATCGAGGCGCCGGAACCGCGCACGCCGAGGTCGACGCCCTGTCGCACCTGTCCGACGGCGCCGCGCGGGGCGCCACGGCCGTGGTCACCCTCGAGCCCTGCAATCACACCGGCCGCACCGGTCCCTGCAGCGAAGCGCTCATCGCGGCGGGCATCGCCCGCGTCGTGTTCGCCGTCGACGACCCGGGAGAGGCATCCTCCGGCGGAGCCGATCGGCTCCGCGCCGCCGGCATCGACGTCGAGCCGGCCGTGTTCGCCGCCGACGGCACCGACCTGCTCGGGTCATGGCTCGCCGTGCAGCGCCTCGGGCGTCCGCACGTGACGGTGAAGTGGGCGCAGTCACTCGACGGACGAGCCGCCGCCGCCGACGGCACGAGCCAGTGGATCACGGGCTCCGCGGCACGCGAAGACGTGCACCGCCGCCGCGCGGCGGCCGACGTCATCGTCGCCGGCATCGGCACGGTGCTCGCCGACGACCCCGCCCTCACCGCCCGCACCCCCTCCGGCGCGCTGCACGACTCCCAGCCGGTGCCGCTCGTGCTCGGGCGCCGCGACATCCCGCACGATGCGGCCGTGCGCCGGCATCCCCGCCCGTTCCTCCAGCGCGCGGGCGACGACCTGCCCGCGGTGCTGGCGGAGCTGCGCGGCCTCGGCTTCCATCGGGTGTTCGTCGAGGGCGGGCCCGCCGTCGCCTCGGCGTTCCTGCGCGCCGGCCTCGTCGACGACGTGATCGTCTACGTCGCCCCGGTGCTGCTCGGCGGTGCACGGCTCGCCCTGGGCGAGATCGGCGTGCCGACCATCGGGTCGGCCCTGCGGCTCGACACCGTCTCGATCGACCGACTCGGCGACGACGTGCGGATCATCGCCCACCCCTCCTCCGCCACGGCGGATCCGACGAAAGGCGCGTGA
- the glpK gene encoding glycerol kinase GlpK codes for MAEHVIAIDQGTTSTRAIVFDARGSVVTSAQREHEQIFPKAGWVEHDPEEIWTNTSWVLEAVLEQSGLSAGDIAGIGVTNQRETAVVWDRRTGRPIANAIVWQDTRTQPRVDRLAADGGVDRFAGTTGLPLATYFSASKIAWILDNVEGARGAAEGGDLLFGTPDSWVIWKLTDGREHITDVTNASRTLLMDLETLDWSDEMLRMWDIPRSMLPGIRPSSAVVGEVVEPAPAAGIPIAGILGDQQAATFGQAAFEPGESKNTYGTGNFLLVGTGTDIVRSGNGLITTVAYRIGEEPARYALEGSIAVTGSLVQWLRDNLGLIRSSDEVEELAGGVDDAGGAYFVPAFSGLFAPHWRPDARGAIVGLTRYVNRHHIARAALESTAFQSWDVIEAVEADTGHPLEELRVDGGMTKNDLLMQFQADILGIPVVRPQVVETTALGAAYAAGLATGVWADHDELRAHWREDRRFEPRMSTDERDRRRRLWRKAVSKSLDWVDDDARVLMGTTDDGGSLQQS; via the coding sequence GTGGCCGAACACGTGATCGCGATCGATCAGGGGACCACCTCGACCCGGGCGATCGTGTTCGATGCCCGAGGATCCGTCGTCACGAGCGCACAGCGCGAGCACGAGCAGATCTTCCCCAAAGCGGGTTGGGTCGAGCACGACCCCGAGGAGATCTGGACCAACACGTCGTGGGTCCTCGAAGCGGTGCTGGAGCAGTCCGGCCTCTCCGCGGGCGACATCGCCGGCATCGGCGTGACCAACCAACGCGAGACCGCTGTGGTGTGGGACCGTCGCACCGGACGCCCGATCGCCAACGCGATCGTGTGGCAGGACACCCGAACCCAGCCGCGCGTCGACCGTCTCGCCGCCGACGGCGGCGTGGACCGCTTCGCCGGGACGACCGGGCTTCCGCTGGCCACCTACTTCTCCGCCTCGAAGATCGCTTGGATCCTCGACAACGTCGAGGGCGCCCGCGGGGCCGCCGAGGGCGGTGACCTGCTGTTCGGAACGCCTGACTCGTGGGTGATCTGGAAGCTCACCGACGGGCGCGAGCACATCACCGATGTCACCAACGCCAGCCGCACGCTGTTGATGGATCTCGAGACCCTCGATTGGTCGGACGAGATGCTGCGGATGTGGGACATCCCCCGTTCGATGCTGCCCGGCATCCGCCCGTCTTCCGCCGTCGTGGGCGAGGTGGTCGAGCCCGCCCCGGCCGCCGGGATCCCGATCGCGGGGATCCTCGGCGATCAGCAGGCGGCGACGTTCGGCCAGGCCGCCTTCGAACCGGGGGAGTCGAAGAACACGTACGGCACCGGGAACTTCCTGCTCGTGGGCACCGGCACCGACATCGTCCGTTCGGGCAACGGTCTCATCACCACCGTCGCCTACCGGATCGGTGAGGAGCCGGCGCGCTACGCCCTCGAGGGGTCGATCGCGGTGACGGGATCGCTCGTGCAGTGGCTGCGGGACAACCTCGGCCTCATCCGCTCCTCCGACGAGGTCGAGGAGCTCGCCGGAGGCGTCGACGACGCCGGCGGCGCATACTTCGTGCCGGCCTTCAGCGGGTTGTTCGCCCCGCACTGGCGTCCGGATGCGCGCGGGGCCATCGTCGGGCTCACCCGCTACGTCAACCGGCATCACATCGCTCGCGCGGCCCTCGAGTCGACCGCCTTCCAGTCGTGGGATGTCATCGAGGCCGTCGAGGCCGACACCGGCCACCCGCTCGAGGAGCTGCGGGTGGACGGCGGCATGACGAAGAACGACCTCCTCATGCAGTTCCAGGCCGACATCCTCGGCATCCCGGTCGTGCGCCCGCAGGTGGTCGAGACCACGGCGCTCGGCGCGGCCTACGCGGCCGGCCTTGCCACCGGAGTGTGGGCCGACCACGACGAGCTGCGGGCGCATTGGCGCGAGGACCGCCGGTTCGAGCCGCGCATGAGCACCGACGAGCGCGACCGGCGACGTCGGCTGTGGCGCAAGGCCGTGTCGAAGTCCCTGGACTGGGTCGACGACGACGCGCGCGTGCTCATGGGCACGACCGACGACGGCGGGTCACTTCAGCAGTCGTGA
- a CDS encoding dienelactone hydrolase family protein: MKPQLYRRNAFWLVLSLILVAVSGVGASLVQSDAGSVEIEDLRWETPTGKTMSALLYVPESATPDNPAPGVVASHGWFNNREMQDLNYVELARRGFVVMSIDMYGHGDSDWLVPGEEAVAGTGMYDAVKLMHDLPYVDPQEIGVTGHSNGARAANFSVLEDNEAAEPLIAAVLLVDNDPIYKNPETGEWVNVYGARDTGLIQAKYDEFFFRTYDENGVVLTAPRDYVSTDNAQSFLHFGADPSSFTDEREAGVYYDESIDGADSSRVIYSLDQTHPWSHTSATAAGDLVEFFDTVFESPNPIDAANQVWQWKVFFNTLGLIGFGIFLVAFARALVTTKMFAAARLPAPDAQPLAGRAAKLWFWGGLAVSAVVSAVTYVWLSQQAFTGLVPAFIPQTPPYFIGFWAAVNGVFTLLVLLAAWWFTMRGSNSGLAARGLWQGWRPFGAGVAVALLTVVAAFGLVFVVDYFFQTDFRLWVLAVRAFTPDKIGLALIVLPLFVIYFVANSVAVNVFNRVTIGGREWINTALLAFFNALGPLVLVIAQYVTFAASGHLIPGFGGIFSIWLFPVLVILPVAAIVSRKIYRETSNPYIGGLIMAAAVAMVSASNTLTYVV; the protein is encoded by the coding sequence GTGAAACCGCAGCTGTACCGCCGGAATGCCTTCTGGCTGGTGCTCTCCCTGATCCTCGTCGCCGTGTCCGGCGTCGGGGCCTCGCTTGTCCAGTCCGACGCCGGAAGCGTCGAGATCGAGGATCTGCGCTGGGAGACGCCCACCGGAAAGACGATGAGCGCCTTGCTCTATGTCCCCGAGAGCGCCACCCCCGACAACCCCGCCCCGGGTGTCGTCGCCAGCCATGGATGGTTCAACAACCGGGAGATGCAGGACCTGAACTACGTCGAGCTTGCGCGGCGCGGGTTCGTGGTCATGTCGATCGACATGTACGGCCACGGCGACAGCGATTGGCTCGTCCCCGGCGAGGAGGCCGTGGCCGGGACCGGCATGTACGACGCCGTCAAGCTCATGCACGACCTGCCATACGTCGACCCGCAGGAGATCGGCGTGACCGGCCACTCGAACGGCGCCCGTGCCGCGAATTTCTCCGTGCTCGAGGACAACGAAGCCGCCGAGCCGCTCATCGCCGCCGTGCTGCTGGTCGACAACGACCCGATCTACAAGAACCCCGAGACGGGGGAGTGGGTCAACGTCTACGGGGCCCGCGACACCGGTCTCATCCAAGCGAAGTACGACGAGTTCTTCTTCCGCACCTATGACGAGAACGGCGTCGTGCTCACCGCCCCTCGGGACTACGTCTCGACCGACAACGCGCAGTCCTTCCTGCACTTCGGGGCCGATCCGTCGTCGTTCACCGACGAGCGCGAGGCCGGGGTCTACTACGACGAGTCGATCGACGGCGCCGACAGCTCCCGCGTGATCTACAGCCTCGACCAGACCCACCCGTGGTCCCACACCTCCGCGACGGCGGCAGGCGACCTGGTCGAATTCTTCGACACCGTGTTCGAGTCGCCGAATCCGATCGACGCCGCCAATCAGGTGTGGCAGTGGAAGGTCTTCTTCAACACTCTCGGACTCATCGGATTCGGAATCTTCCTCGTGGCGTTCGCCCGTGCTCTGGTGACGACGAAGATGTTCGCAGCAGCTCGCCTCCCCGCCCCTGACGCGCAACCACTGGCCGGACGCGCTGCGAAGCTGTGGTTCTGGGGTGGCCTGGCGGTGTCCGCCGTCGTCAGCGCCGTCACGTACGTGTGGCTGAGCCAGCAGGCCTTCACCGGTCTCGTGCCGGCGTTCATCCCGCAGACCCCGCCGTACTTCATCGGGTTCTGGGCCGCCGTCAACGGCGTCTTCACCCTCCTGGTGCTGTTGGCCGCGTGGTGGTTCACGATGCGTGGCTCGAACTCCGGCCTCGCCGCCCGCGGTCTCTGGCAGGGATGGCGGCCGTTCGGCGCCGGTGTCGCCGTCGCGCTGCTGACCGTCGTCGCGGCGTTTGGACTCGTGTTCGTCGTGGATTACTTCTTCCAGACCGACTTCCGCCTGTGGGTCCTCGCGGTGCGGGCGTTCACTCCCGACAAGATCGGCCTCGCGCTGATCGTTCTGCCGCTATTCGTGATCTACTTTGTCGCGAACTCCGTCGCCGTGAACGTCTTCAACCGTGTGACCATCGGTGGTCGCGAGTGGATCAACACTGCCCTGTTGGCGTTCTTCAACGCGCTGGGTCCGCTCGTCCTGGTCATCGCGCAGTACGTGACCTTCGCGGCAAGCGGTCACCTCATCCCGGGCTTCGGAGGCATCTTCAGCATCTGGCTGTTCCCGGTCCTGGTGATCCTCCCCGTCGCGGCGATCGTGTCGCGGAAGATCTACCGAGAGACGTCCAACCCGTACATCGGCGGGCTGATCATGGCGGCCGCCGTCGCCATGGTCTCCGCGTCGAATACGCTGACGTACGTCGTATGA
- a CDS encoding DNA-formamidopyrimidine glycosylase family protein produces the protein MPEMPEVQGLVDYLDGRITGLTVTKVTVTNIAALKTYDPPVQSLHGAEITGVSRHGKFLDVAATTATAPTAPATTDVATATPTATTDDAVLHLVFHLAKAGWLRWYDALPATALRPGKSPIAARVALSDGSGFDLTEAGTKKSLSVSVVRNPADVPGVARLGPDPLDPAFTVDTLAGVLAGRRTQIKGVLRDQSLIAGIGNAYSDEILHAARMSPYALASSLDADTVSHLYEAMQATIAEALAAASGKPPADLKDAKRRGMKVHARRGEACPVCGDEVRSVFFADNSLEYCPTCQTGGKILADRRLSRLLK, from the coding sequence ATGCCCGAGATGCCGGAGGTGCAGGGACTCGTCGACTACCTCGACGGGCGGATCACCGGACTGACCGTCACCAAAGTCACCGTCACGAACATCGCGGCCCTGAAGACCTACGACCCGCCGGTGCAGTCGCTGCACGGCGCGGAGATCACGGGCGTGAGTCGACACGGCAAGTTCCTCGACGTCGCCGCAACCACCGCAACCGCCCCAACCGCCCCAGCCACAACCGACGTTGCCACAGCCACCCCCACCGCAACGACGGATGACGCCGTCCTGCACCTGGTCTTCCACCTCGCCAAGGCCGGATGGCTCCGCTGGTACGACGCCCTGCCGGCGACGGCTCTCCGCCCGGGCAAGTCCCCCATCGCCGCGCGCGTCGCCCTGTCGGACGGGTCCGGCTTCGACCTCACCGAGGCGGGCACCAAGAAGTCGCTGTCGGTGTCGGTCGTGCGGAACCCGGCGGATGTGCCCGGCGTCGCCCGTCTCGGGCCCGACCCGCTCGATCCGGCCTTCACCGTCGACACCCTCGCGGGCGTGCTCGCCGGTCGTCGCACGCAGATCAAGGGCGTGCTGCGCGACCAGAGCCTCATCGCCGGGATCGGCAACGCCTACTCGGATGAGATCCTGCACGCCGCGCGGATGTCGCCCTACGCGCTGGCGTCGTCGCTCGACGCCGACACCGTCTCGCACCTGTACGAGGCGATGCAGGCGACGATCGCGGAGGCCCTCGCCGCCGCGTCGGGGAAGCCACCGGCCGACCTCAAGGACGCCAAGCGCCGCGGCATGAAGGTGCACGCCCGGCGCGGCGAGGCGTGTCCGGTCTGCGGCGACGAGGTGCGCAGCGTCTTCTTCGCCGACAACTCCCTCGAGTACTGCCCGACGTGCCAGACCGGCGGCAAGATCCTCGCCGATCGCCGCCTGTCACGACTGCTGAAGTGA
- a CDS encoding glycerol-3-phosphate dehydrogenase/oxidase — MTDRNAPSLRTDLAARPHAEVLIIGGGINGVATFRDLALQGVDVALVEKNDFISGASAGSSHMIHGGVRYLENGEFRLVHEAVRERNDLIGTAPHYVKPLQTTIPIHSAFSGLFNAPLRMLTHRSGKPKERGALLIKVGLTIYDAFSRNGGRVPRHEFHGRKRSLRVLPDLGPGVKYTATYWDAAIRDPERLGQDLVRDARAAGGDRARAVNYTAAVAIDGDQVVLEDGPTGRRIPFSAQIVINAAGPWADLVNDALGRETRYMAGTKGSHIVLDHPELLDATGGRELFFENSDGRIVLIHPLKGRVLVGTSDLEHDITEPAVCTEDEVDYFIDLIAQVLPDIAVDRSQIVYRFSGVRPLPSHEDLPPGFVSRDYRVEHGVLVTGGPRLITLVGGKWTTFRASAEHLADDALKELGRERSVTTRGLAIGGGKGYPVDERSRQAWVERHADGVGRERAAVLLARYGTIAREVIDAIVEDDDDRALETLPDFSTGELRFLAVNEDVERLADLLQRRSDLAFTGRLSREIFTEVAEAVASVLEWDEARVGSEIARTMDQLAALHGWQATADADTPA; from the coding sequence ATGACGGATCGAAACGCGCCCTCCCTCCGCACCGACCTCGCTGCCCGGCCTCACGCCGAGGTTCTGATCATCGGCGGCGGCATCAACGGTGTCGCCACCTTCCGCGACCTCGCGCTGCAGGGGGTGGATGTCGCCCTCGTCGAGAAGAACGACTTCATCAGCGGCGCCTCGGCCGGGTCGTCCCACATGATCCACGGCGGGGTGCGCTACCTCGAGAACGGGGAATTCCGCCTCGTCCACGAGGCCGTCCGCGAGCGCAACGACCTCATCGGCACGGCGCCGCACTACGTCAAGCCGCTGCAGACGACCATCCCGATTCACTCGGCCTTCTCGGGGCTGTTCAATGCCCCGCTGCGCATGCTCACGCATCGGTCGGGAAAGCCGAAGGAGCGCGGTGCGCTGCTGATCAAGGTCGGACTGACGATCTACGACGCCTTCTCCCGCAACGGCGGACGCGTTCCCCGGCACGAGTTCCACGGGCGCAAGCGTTCGCTTCGCGTGCTGCCGGATCTCGGTCCCGGCGTGAAGTACACCGCGACGTACTGGGACGCCGCGATCCGGGACCCGGAGCGCCTCGGGCAGGACCTCGTTCGCGACGCACGCGCCGCCGGGGGCGACCGCGCCCGCGCGGTCAACTACACGGCCGCTGTTGCCATCGACGGCGACCAGGTGGTGCTCGAAGACGGGCCGACCGGGCGGCGGATCCCCTTCTCCGCCCAGATCGTCATCAACGCGGCGGGTCCCTGGGCCGACCTCGTCAACGACGCACTGGGTCGAGAGACCCGCTACATGGCCGGGACGAAGGGGTCGCACATCGTCCTCGATCACCCCGAGCTGCTGGACGCGACCGGCGGGCGCGAGCTGTTCTTCGAGAACAGCGACGGACGCATCGTGCTCATCCACCCCCTCAAGGGCCGCGTGCTGGTGGGCACGAGCGACCTCGAGCACGACATCACGGAGCCGGCGGTGTGCACGGAGGATGAGGTCGACTACTTCATCGACCTCATCGCGCAGGTGCTGCCCGACATCGCCGTCGACCGATCTCAGATCGTCTACCGCTTCAGCGGTGTGCGGCCGCTGCCCAGCCACGAGGACCTGCCGCCCGGGTTCGTCTCGCGCGACTACCGCGTCGAGCACGGCGTGCTCGTGACGGGTGGGCCGCGCCTGATCACGCTCGTGGGCGGCAAGTGGACGACCTTCCGCGCGTCGGCGGAGCACCTCGCCGATGACGCGCTGAAAGAGCTCGGCCGCGAGCGCTCGGTGACCACGCGAGGCCTCGCGATCGGTGGCGGCAAGGGATACCCGGTCGACGAGCGCTCGCGCCAGGCGTGGGTGGAACGCCACGCCGACGGCGTCGGGCGCGAGCGCGCGGCCGTCCTGCTTGCGCGCTACGGCACGATCGCGCGCGAGGTGATCGACGCGATCGTCGAGGACGACGACGATCGCGCGCTCGAGACCCTCCCGGACTTCTCGACGGGGGAACTGCGATTCCTTGCGGTCAACGAGGATGTCGAGCGCCTCGCCGACCTCCTCCAGCGGCGCTCCGACCTTGCCTTCACCGGGCGGCTGTCTCGTGAGATCTTCACCGAGGTCGCGGAGGCCGTCGCCTCGGTCCTGGAGTGGGATGAGGCCCGCGTCGGTTCCGAGATCGCGCGCACGATGGATCAGTTGGCCGCCCTCCACGGGTGGCAGGCGACGGCCGACGCGGACACTCCGGCATGA
- a CDS encoding riboflavin synthase produces the protein MFTGIIEELGEITDVALSGDGVRLTVRAPIAVSDASHGDSIAVSGVCLTVVEQAADGFTADVMKQTLDMSTLAGAAPGRRVNIERATATGGRLGGHIVQGHIDGTGEVLEVRPGAQWLVLRIGLPAHLAPLVVDKGSIAVDGVSLTVSSASAADADAPWFEVSLIPETLTATTLGERAAGDRVNLETDILARHVQRLLAFAPTAGADPEGGSR, from the coding sequence ATGTTCACCGGAATCATCGAAGAACTCGGCGAGATCACCGACGTGGCGCTTTCCGGCGACGGCGTCCGCCTGACGGTGCGCGCGCCGATCGCGGTCTCCGACGCCTCCCACGGCGACTCCATCGCCGTCTCCGGCGTCTGCCTCACCGTCGTCGAGCAGGCCGCCGACGGGTTCACCGCCGACGTCATGAAGCAGACGCTCGACATGTCCACCCTCGCCGGGGCGGCGCCGGGTCGCCGGGTGAACATCGAGCGGGCCACCGCGACCGGCGGGCGCCTCGGCGGCCACATCGTGCAGGGACACATCGACGGCACCGGCGAGGTGCTCGAGGTGCGGCCCGGTGCGCAGTGGCTCGTGCTGCGGATCGGCCTGCCCGCTCACCTCGCGCCCCTCGTCGTCGACAAGGGCTCCATCGCCGTCGACGGGGTCTCCCTCACCGTCAGCTCCGCGAGTGCCGCCGACGCCGACGCGCCGTGGTTCGAGGTCTCCCTCATCCCCGAGACCCTCACGGCCACCACCCTCGGCGAGCGCGCGGCCGGTGACCGCGTGAACCTCGAGACCGACATCCTCGCGCGCCACGTGCAGCGACTCCTCGCCTTCGCGCCGACCGCCGGCGCAGATCCGGAAGGAGGCTCCCGATGA
- a CDS encoding sugar-binding transcriptional regulator, translating into MDDIDDGREGAFRVDRAHTAAHLYYVQNRTMDAIARELRTSRSTVSRLLSYARAQGIVDIRIRSPHEAPHTLESRIATRLGVTAHVVPMPGDLPEAERLARVALGAAHVIHDFVHSELTVGVAWGSTLAAVSTHLIPKPVHDTTFVQLNGSGNTHTTGLLYASEILSRFGEAYRGSVQQFPVPAFFDDPETKRLLWRERSTRRILETQDKMGLVLFSVGSASARVRSHVYSGGFLDPSDLGALARDGVVGDVATVFFRADGSSDGIALNERATGPDFAALRQVPRRCCIVAGESKLASLRGAIAAGLVTDLVIDEGTARALVEDD; encoded by the coding sequence ATGGACGATATCGACGACGGGCGCGAAGGCGCATTCCGTGTAGACCGCGCGCACACCGCGGCGCACCTGTACTACGTGCAGAACCGCACCATGGATGCGATCGCCCGGGAATTGCGCACCTCGCGCTCGACGGTCTCTCGGCTGCTCTCCTACGCGCGCGCCCAGGGCATCGTCGACATCAGGATCCGCTCGCCGCACGAGGCCCCTCATACGCTGGAGTCGCGCATCGCGACGCGCCTCGGCGTCACCGCGCACGTGGTGCCGATGCCCGGCGACCTGCCCGAAGCGGAACGTCTGGCGCGCGTCGCCCTCGGCGCCGCCCACGTGATCCACGACTTCGTGCACTCGGAGCTCACCGTCGGCGTCGCATGGGGGTCGACGCTGGCCGCGGTCAGCACGCACCTCATTCCGAAACCCGTGCACGACACCACCTTCGTGCAGCTGAACGGCTCGGGGAACACGCATACGACCGGTCTGCTCTACGCCAGCGAGATCCTCAGCCGCTTCGGCGAGGCGTACCGCGGGAGCGTCCAGCAGTTCCCGGTCCCGGCGTTCTTCGACGACCCGGAGACCAAGCGCCTGCTGTGGCGCGAGCGCAGCACTCGGCGCATCCTCGAGACGCAGGACAAGATGGGCCTCGTGCTCTTCAGCGTGGGGTCCGCGTCGGCGCGGGTACGCAGCCACGTATACTCCGGCGGATTCCTCGACCCGTCCGATCTCGGCGCCCTCGCCCGGGACGGGGTGGTCGGCGACGTCGCCACGGTCTTCTTCCGGGCCGACGGGTCCAGCGACGGCATCGCGCTGAACGAACGTGCGACGGGCCCCGACTTCGCGGCGCTGCGGCAGGTTCCGCGGCGCTGCTGCATTGTGGCGGGCGAGTCGAAACTCGCGAGCCTGCGCGGTGCGATCGCGGCGGGCCTGGTGACCGACCTCGTGATCGACGAGGGAACGGCCCGCGCCCTGGTCGAGGACGACTGA
- a CDS encoding GNAT family N-acetyltransferase, whose product MRAVDLATERFVLTAPEAADVDAVFAACQDPEIQRWTTVPAPYERHHAEEFCTGADDRWRTGVEQTWAIREGTALLGVVGLNRTSADSAELGYWVAPTARGRGVLVEAAWAALDWGLDPAGGAYARIGWRAAVGNLASARAARALGFHFEGMSRMALPSHRGREDAWLAGLLPGDDRSPQPWPILEPSATAS is encoded by the coding sequence ATGCGCGCCGTCGACCTGGCCACCGAACGCTTCGTGCTGACGGCGCCGGAGGCGGCCGACGTCGACGCCGTGTTCGCCGCATGCCAGGATCCGGAGATCCAACGGTGGACGACGGTGCCCGCGCCGTACGAGCGACACCACGCCGAGGAGTTCTGCACCGGTGCCGACGATCGCTGGCGCACCGGCGTCGAGCAGACGTGGGCGATACGCGAGGGCACGGCACTGCTCGGCGTCGTGGGGCTGAACCGCACGTCCGCGGACTCCGCCGAGCTCGGATACTGGGTCGCGCCCACCGCGCGCGGCCGCGGCGTGCTCGTCGAAGCCGCTTGGGCCGCGCTCGACTGGGGGCTGGACCCGGCAGGTGGCGCCTACGCACGGATCGGATGGCGCGCCGCAGTCGGCAACCTCGCCTCGGCACGTGCCGCTCGCGCACTCGGATTCCACTTCGAAGGCATGTCGCGGATGGCGCTCCCCAGCCACCGCGGCCGGGAAGATGCATGGCTCGCCGGCCTGCTGCCGGGCGATGACCGCTCCCCGCAGCCGTGGCCGATCCTGGAGCCGTCGGCGACCGCGTCCTGA